Proteins encoded within one genomic window of Scheffersomyces stipitis CBS 6054 chromosome 3, complete sequence:
- a CDS encoding predicted protein produces the protein MRGKYGKRYLVVPLLLILFLVFTSHSHHQKFANFTASLATHKSTIKEPYVKNIFVDEEFNYTKVEYVSNNQRSNGNIPVKNSPFDDRKTRPTVLIVSTIASNSGYGEGRTFVDFFDTISTLYQHDTHDISLAFLINSASEFSKVETIFNTNSSIYENPALRKVTLLSAPFLEENSGFSRDQRHNDNVQRLRRRLIARARNFVLYTALHQEQYTLFLDADIIKLDHSDKVISTFINSKKDIIVPRIIRDGNQDYDKNSWRGQRTKPDENQLEKMDDDRWEQWDYVPRDVPGKMYHFQNYVDNKNNEREQHLHEFEYAVPLDSVGGAVLFAKSVIYKQGVVFPTNYIIGTSWDRSEGYDGIETEGVCYIAKPLGYLCWGYPNILAYHSSN, from the coding sequence ATGCGTGGCAAATACGGTAAGCGATACTTGGTTGTCCCCTTGCTACTCATTCTCTTCCTTGTGTTTACCTCTCACAGCCACCACCAAAAATTCGCGAACTTTACAGCTTCTTTAGCAACACACAAATCCACAATTAAAGAACCATACGTCAAAAACATATTCgttgacgaagaattcAACTACACCAAGGTCGAATATGTGCTGAATAACCAAAGAAGCAATGGTAATATTCCTGTCAAGAATTCTCCTTTTGATGACCGCAAAACTAGACCTACAGTTCTCATTGTACTGACCATTGCACTGAACTCAGGCTACGGGGAAGGAAGAACCTTTGTAGACTTTTTCGATACCATCTCCACCTTGTATCAACATGACACACACGACATCTCGCTTGCTTTCCTCATTAACAGTGCATCCGAATTCAGTAAGGTTGAGACAATTTTCAACACGAACTCTTCTATCTACGAGAATCCAGCACTTCGAAAAGTTACACTTTTGCTGGCTCCGTTCCTTGAGGAAAACTCAGGATTTTCCAGAGATCAAAGACACAACGACAATGTTCAACGCTTGCGCCGTCGTTTAATTGCCAGAGCCCGTAATTTCGTTCTATACACTGCTTTACACCAAGAACAGTACACCTTGTTTCTTGATGCtgatatcatcaagttggacCATTCCGATAAAGTCATATCCACATTtatcaactccaagaaaGACATTATTGTTCCCCGTATCATTCGTGATGGCAACCAAGATTATGATAAAAATTCCTGGAGAGGACAACGTACAAAGCCAGACGAAAATCAGCTCGAAAAGATGGATGATGATAGATGGGAACAATGGGATTACGTTCCTCGTGATGTTCCAGGAAAAATGTACCATTTCCAAAACTATGtagacaacaagaacaatgaAAGAGAACAGCATCTACATGAATTCGAATATGCTGTACCCTTGGACTCCGTCGGTGGAGCAGTCTTGTTTGCCAAATCTGTCATCTACAAACAGGGCGTCGTATTCCCTACCAACTACATCATCGGTACTTCCTGGGATAGATCTGAAGGTTACGATGGTATCGAGACAGAAGGTGTATGCTATATCGCCAAACCGTTGGGATATCTCTGTTGGGGTTATCCAAATATTTTGGCATATCATTCCAGTAATTAA